In Anaerolineales bacterium, one DNA window encodes the following:
- a CDS encoding VOC family protein: protein MKVSGINHVSINTRDLQASADFYGRILGWKQKETVPFDGFSLVYFEVPGGGRLELFDYGGRNPQARRDESEAGLRHLAFTVDDVDTAEAHLRGNGVTI, encoded by the coding sequence ATGAAGGTAAGCGGCATCAACCACGTGTCGATCAATACGCGGGACCTGCAGGCGTCCGCCGACTTTTATGGGCGCATCCTGGGCTGGAAGCAGAAGGAGACGGTGCCGTTCGACGGGTTCTCCCTTGTCTACTTCGAGGTTCCCGGTGGCGGCCGGCTTGAGCTGTTCGACTACGGCGGCCGGAACCCGCAGGCGAGGCGCGACGAAAGCGAGGCCGGCCTTCGACACCTGGCCTTCACGGTCGACGACGTCGACACGGCAGAGGCGCACCTTCGCGGCAACGGGGTAACGATCA